The Lentisphaera araneosa HTCC2155 genome includes the window AGGGCATGAAGCCCTTGGCCTACACTTCGGCAATCCACATTCCACTTTTTTGCATAAAGCGAGGATTGGAAGCCAATTTTGTGCTCAGTTAAGGCTGCGAGAAATTTACCACGATACAATGCGCCTAAAGCTTTATTGTTGACGAGATAATTTTTCTTGATCACTCGTAAGAGCTTTTCCTGACTATTGAGTACGAGCCCGGGAACGATGTAGTGAATATGAGGATGATAGCACAAGTCTCGCCCATGGGTATGCAGAACGCCAATCATGCCACATTCACCACCAAGACGATCTTTACACATCTCTTTGAGAGCTTGACTTGAGGCCATGAACAAGGCATCAAACATCTCTTTTCGTCGCCATCTTGGAATGGCACGCAAAGAGCTCGGCAGAGTAAAGGTCACCATGAAGTAAGGACATGGCAAGAGACGCTGTTTTTGTCGATGAAGCCACTGGCTCGCCCGATGGTTTTGGCAACGGCTACAGAAGCGGTTTCCGCAAGATCGGCAGTGATAATGAACATGTCCACAACTCGTGCAGGCATAGTAAGATCCACCTGCACTCTGCTGACGGCAATTCATCATAGCCTTAAAAGCGCGTCTCTGATCCTGATCAAGTGTCGAACTCAGCTCGTCCCAATATCTTTCGCTGAGCTCGACTAAATCCATCATCGCAGAGCTCCTAGGCGCTGCATCAATTTGTTGATCATGCCATCGGAGTCCTGTATCACGGGTTTTGATAAATGAGAGTAAATCGCCGTGGTTGCCGGAGAACTATGACCGAGGATTTCTTGAATTACTCGCAAGTTCACTCCCGCTTCCACCAAATGTGTTGCATAGGAATGACGCAGGGAATGCACCGACACCTGTTTGGCGAGGCCACTATCAGCCAAAGCCGCTTTAAAGGCCGACTGCACCCCGCCCTTATCCATGTGCAAAGTCGTTTTGGAATTGCTACGACTTTTCCCGGCATAACGCGGAAATAGCAGTAGCGGATTGCGGTGTATCACCCAGTAATCCCTTAGCATCTGGTAAGTCACTTGGGGCAAGGGAACGAGAC containing:
- a CDS encoding IS91 family transposase, translating into MMDLVELSERYWDELSSTLDQDQRRAFKAMMNCRQQSAGGSYYACTSCGHVHYHCRSCGNRFCSRCQNHRASQWLHRQKQRLLPCPYFMVTFTLPSSLRAIPRWRRKEMFDALFMASSQALKEMCKDRLGGECGMIGVLHTHGRDLCYHPHIHYIVPGLVLNSQEKLLRVIKKNYLVNNKALGALYRGKFLAALTEHKIGFQSSLYAKKWNVDCRSVGQGLHAL